One Pseudomonas fluorescens genomic region harbors:
- a CDS encoding tRNA-(ms[2]io[6]A)-hydroxylase, giving the protein MILPEIHEFLGCRTPDAWVQAALADQDTLLIDHKNCEFKAASTALSLIAKYHAHVDLINMMSRLAREELVHHEQVMRIMKRRKIELRQLHAGRYASGLRKVVRSHEPVKLVDTLVVGAFIEARSCERFEALVPHLDEELSKFYFGLLKSEARHFQGYLKLAYQYGDAKDIAQVIDKVRAAEQELIESPDEEFRFHSGIPATAQPL; this is encoded by the coding sequence ATGATCCTTCCCGAAATCCACGAATTCCTTGGCTGCCGCACCCCCGACGCCTGGGTCCAGGCCGCACTGGCCGATCAGGACACCTTGCTGATCGACCACAAGAACTGCGAATTCAAAGCCGCCAGCACAGCCCTGAGCCTGATCGCCAAGTATCACGCTCATGTTGACCTGATCAACATGATGTCGCGCCTGGCCCGGGAAGAACTGGTGCACCACGAACAAGTCATGCGCATCATGAAACGCCGCAAGATCGAACTGCGCCAACTGCACGCCGGCCGTTACGCGTCGGGCCTGCGTAAAGTCGTGCGCAGCCACGAACCGGTGAAACTGGTGGACACATTGGTGGTTGGCGCCTTCATCGAAGCACGCAGCTGCGAACGTTTCGAAGCGCTGGTGCCGCATTTGGATGAAGAACTGAGCAAGTTCTACTTTGGCTTGCTGAAGAGCGAAGCACGGCATTTTCAGGGGTATCTGAAACTGGCGTATCAGTACGGGGACGCAAAGGACATCGCCCAGGTCATCGACAAGGTCCGCGCCGCCGAGCAAGAACTGATCGAATCCCCAGACGAAGAATTCCGCTTCCACAGCGGCATACCCGCCACCGCCCAACCCCTGTAG